A single genomic interval of Luteolibacter yonseiensis harbors:
- a CDS encoding DUF3634 family protein: MKFLLRIFAGTLIRIRNGSADCVKGKVMGWRLDAISELAADANLDAGEIWVNGNGTVGFSNDIPQELHQRIRNVMASD; the protein is encoded by the coding sequence ATGAAATTCCTCCTCCGAATTTTCGCCGGGACCCTGATCCGGATCCGGAACGGGTCGGCCGACTGTGTGAAAGGCAAGGTGATGGGATGGCGGTTGGACGCCATTTCGGAACTGGCCGCCGATGCGAACCTGGATGCCGGAGAGATATGGGTGAACGGAAACGGAACAGTGGGTTTTTCCAACGATATTCCACAGGAGCTCCACCAGAGGATCAGGAACGTGATGGCGTCGGATTGA
- the polX gene encoding DNA polymerase/3'-5' exonuclease PolX has translation MTRENLAEVLEEIALLLELKAENPFKVRAYRQGAEAVRNHDGDILQRAKDNDLAGIKGIGDALRDKLHELASTGRLGFHEKLRAEFPAGLFELFDLQGLGPKKIKVLYETLAVGSIADLKTACDEGKVAVLPGFGAKTQTKILEAIALKQTFADSFLLGGISPLVEEILDLLRTHPEISRVSAAGSYRRGKETVHDLDFLVATREPALVCEDFTTLPQVASVIVCGDTKASVRLKNGLQCDLRAVSNAQFPFALQYFTGSKEHNVAIRSLALKQGLSLNEYGFTGETAGDHEIHEEADIYRALGLDFIPPEIRENRGEIEAAAEHTLPRLINLEQLRGTFHNHTTASDGRDTLAAMADEAMDLGLQYLGIADHSKSSFQANGLEETRLLEQIEAIRTLNAGYENFRLFAGNEVDILKDGTLDFPDEILARLDYCVASVHASFTLTEEEMTRRICRAMENEHVTMLGHVTGRLLLRREPYLVNHAMIIDCAAETRTIIELNCSPQRLDMDWRWWKRARDKGVLCAINPDAHSTMGLHHLGLGVRLARKGWLRKQDVFNTRPLAEVEAFFKLPKSRR, from the coding sequence ATGACTCGCGAGAACCTGGCTGAAGTGCTCGAAGAAATCGCCCTGCTGCTGGAGCTGAAGGCGGAGAATCCCTTCAAGGTCCGCGCCTACCGGCAAGGGGCGGAGGCGGTGCGGAACCACGACGGCGACATCCTGCAACGCGCGAAGGACAACGACCTCGCGGGCATCAAGGGCATCGGCGACGCCCTGCGCGACAAGCTTCACGAACTCGCCAGCACCGGCAGGCTCGGCTTTCATGAAAAACTCCGCGCCGAATTCCCCGCCGGGTTGTTCGAACTCTTCGACCTCCAGGGACTGGGCCCCAAGAAGATCAAGGTCCTTTACGAAACGCTGGCCGTCGGTTCCATCGCGGACCTGAAAACCGCGTGCGACGAGGGCAAGGTGGCGGTCCTCCCCGGATTCGGCGCGAAGACACAGACGAAGATCCTCGAAGCGATCGCGCTGAAGCAGACCTTCGCGGACAGCTTCCTGCTCGGCGGCATCAGCCCGCTGGTGGAGGAGATTCTCGACCTCCTGCGCACGCACCCCGAAATCTCCCGTGTCTCGGCGGCGGGTTCCTACCGCCGGGGCAAGGAAACCGTGCACGACCTGGATTTCCTCGTGGCCACCAGGGAACCCGCGCTCGTCTGCGAGGACTTCACCACCCTGCCTCAGGTCGCCTCGGTCATCGTCTGCGGCGATACCAAGGCCTCGGTGCGATTGAAAAACGGCCTCCAGTGCGATCTCCGCGCCGTGTCGAACGCGCAGTTCCCCTTCGCCCTGCAATACTTCACCGGTTCCAAGGAGCACAACGTGGCCATCCGCTCGCTTGCTTTGAAACAAGGACTCTCGCTCAACGAATACGGCTTCACGGGAGAAACCGCCGGGGATCACGAAATCCACGAGGAGGCGGACATCTACCGCGCGCTCGGGCTGGATTTCATCCCGCCGGAGATCCGTGAAAACCGTGGCGAGATCGAGGCGGCGGCGGAACACACCCTGCCCCGGCTCATCAATCTGGAGCAGCTCCGGGGGACCTTCCACAACCACACCACCGCCTCGGACGGCAGGGACACGCTGGCCGCCATGGCGGACGAAGCGATGGACCTCGGGCTGCAATACCTCGGCATCGCCGATCACTCGAAGTCGTCTTTCCAGGCGAACGGGCTGGAGGAAACCCGCCTGCTCGAACAGATCGAAGCCATCCGCACGCTCAACGCGGGCTATGAAAATTTCCGCCTCTTCGCGGGCAACGAGGTGGATATCCTCAAGGACGGCACGCTGGATTTCCCGGATGAGATCCTCGCCCGGCTCGACTACTGCGTGGCATCCGTGCACGCGTCATTCACCCTGACGGAAGAGGAGATGACCCGCCGCATCTGCCGCGCCATGGAGAACGAGCACGTCACCATGCTCGGCCACGTCACCGGACGCCTGCTGCTCCGTCGCGAACCCTACCTCGTCAACCATGCGATGATCATCGACTGCGCGGCGGAGACCCGCACCATCATCGAACTGAACTGCAGCCCGCAACGGCTCGACATGGACTGGCGCTGGTGGAAACGCGCCCGCGACAAGGGCGTGCTCTGCGCCATCAACCCCGACGCCCACTCGACCATGGGCCTGCACCACCTCGGCCTCGGCGTCCGCCTCGCGCGGAAGGGTTGGTTGCGGAAACAGGATGTCTTCAACACCCGCCCCCTCGCGGAAGTGGAGGCGTTTTTCAAGCTACCCAAGTCGCGGAGATAG
- a CDS encoding GNAT family acetyltransferase: MRPYTETDEAAVIALWNACGLVVPQNDPKKDIARKMAEHPELFIVGEIAGAVVASCMAGYEGHRGWINYLAVHPDHQRQGYATELMAEARRLLDALGCPKISLQIRNTNTSVIAFYEKLGFVEDPVRSFGLRLRHDAPL; the protein is encoded by the coding sequence TTGAGACCCTACACGGAAACGGACGAGGCGGCGGTCATCGCGCTGTGGAACGCCTGCGGACTGGTGGTGCCACAGAACGATCCGAAAAAGGACATCGCCCGCAAGATGGCGGAGCACCCCGAGCTGTTCATCGTCGGCGAAATCGCGGGTGCGGTGGTCGCGTCCTGCATGGCGGGTTACGAAGGGCACCGCGGCTGGATCAACTACCTCGCCGTTCACCCGGACCACCAGCGTCAGGGATACGCCACGGAGCTGATGGCCGAGGCCCGGCGTTTGCTGGACGCATTGGGATGTCCCAAGATCAGCCTGCAGATCCGTAACACCAATACGTCGGTCATCGCGTTTTATGAAAAACTCGGATTCGTGGAAGACCCGGTGCGAAGCTTCGGGCTGAGGCTGCGGCATGACGCGCCTCTTTAA
- a CDS encoding SecDF P1 head subdomain-containing protein: MQLMKPGYLLSFALLVASFSMVAAAEPLLSVSAVVKDAVPESRELSRGEGQYSETLHVMKATLVSTEHVEKMEVTVEPPGVIVTLTEDGGKKFATATADMKGGRLAIMVKGKVMSAPVIQNGPLGRVFLITGFAKAAEAEELAGEFAKIRK, encoded by the coding sequence ATGCAACTCATGAAACCCGGATACCTTCTTTCCTTCGCGTTGCTGGTGGCAAGCTTTTCTATGGTTGCCGCCGCCGAGCCTTTGCTCAGCGTTTCAGCCGTGGTGAAGGATGCCGTGCCGGAGTCCCGCGAGCTGAGCCGGGGGGAGGGACAGTATTCCGAGACCCTCCATGTCATGAAGGCGACGCTGGTTTCCACGGAACACGTCGAGAAAATGGAAGTCACCGTGGAACCGCCGGGGGTGATCGTCACCCTGACCGAGGACGGCGGGAAGAAGTTCGCGACCGCGACCGCCGACATGAAGGGCGGGAGGCTGGCGATCATGGTGAAGGGGAAGGTCATGTCCGCTCCGGTGATCCAAAACGGGCCTCTGGGCCGGGTGTTTCTGATCACGGGCTTCGCCAAAGCCGCGGAAGCGGAGGAACTGGCCGGTGAGTTCGCCAAGATCAGGAAATAA